In Exiguobacterium acetylicum, the genomic stretch ATTCGCGAGACCGAGAAGGGATTCCCATTTACTCATTTGTACCTCCCGCGATTTCAAGCAATTCATCGTATAAGGCATCTGTCGTCTTGACCTTCAAATGATGATCAAGCGTCCGTTTTTTCTTCGCCGTCGCAATGACTGCCGCATCTTTCGATAAATAGGCACCTCGCCCATTCATCTTACCATTTAAATCGATGACGACCTCTTGTTCA encodes the following:
- the rnpM gene encoding RNase P modulator RnpM; translation: MQKKVPLRKCVITQEMKPKKELIRVVRTPEQEVVIDLNGKMNGRGAYLSKDAAVIATAKKKRTLDHHLKVKTTDALYDELLEIAGGTNE